A window of Sphingobacterium sp. SRCM116780 contains these coding sequences:
- a CDS encoding bifunctional 3,4-dihydroxy-2-butanone-4-phosphate synthase/GTP cyclohydrolase II codes for MDFKLNTIEEAIEDIKAGKVIIVVDDEDRENEGDFITAARNATPEIINFMATHGRGLVCAPLTRERCDELQLELMVGKNTAVYETNFTVSVDLQGYGCTTGISASDRSKTIKALIDPNIRPEELGRPGHIFPLIAKDGGVLRRTGHTEASVDLARLAGFEPAGVLVEILKEDGEMARLPELMEVAKRFDLKIVSIEDLIEYRLKHDSLITEEVKVNMPTTYGDFQLKAYTQKDTGEHHLALYKGEWTEDEPVLVRVHSSCITGDIFGSCRCDCGPQLHKAMDMIQKEGKGVIVYMNQEGRGIGLVNKLHAYKLQENGVDTVDANLELGFKADLRDYGVGAQILRNLGITKMRLMSNNPTKRAGLIGYGLEIVENVPIEIDSNPYNEEYLKTKRDRMGHTIMKNL; via the coding sequence ATGGATTTCAAATTAAATACGATTGAAGAAGCAATCGAAGATATAAAAGCTGGCAAAGTGATCATCGTAGTGGATGATGAAGACCGCGAAAACGAAGGTGATTTTATCACTGCAGCAAGAAATGCAACTCCAGAAATTATCAATTTCATGGCAACTCACGGAAGAGGATTAGTATGTGCTCCTTTAACAAGAGAACGTTGTGATGAATTGCAATTAGAATTAATGGTTGGAAAAAATACAGCTGTTTATGAAACGAACTTTACTGTTTCAGTCGATTTACAAGGATATGGCTGTACAACAGGTATTTCCGCTTCAGATCGCTCAAAAACAATTAAAGCATTAATTGATCCGAATATTCGTCCTGAAGAATTAGGTCGTCCAGGACATATTTTCCCTTTAATTGCCAAAGACGGTGGTGTACTCAGACGCACAGGCCACACAGAGGCTTCAGTAGACTTAGCTCGTCTTGCTGGGTTTGAACCTGCAGGGGTATTGGTTGAAATTTTGAAAGAAGATGGTGAAATGGCTAGACTCCCCGAATTGATGGAAGTAGCAAAACGCTTTGATCTAAAAATTGTCAGCATCGAGGATTTAATTGAATACCGTTTAAAACATGATTCACTGATCACCGAAGAAGTTAAAGTCAACATGCCAACGACCTATGGTGACTTCCAATTAAAAGCCTACACTCAAAAAGATACTGGAGAACACCATTTAGCACTCTATAAAGGAGAATGGACAGAAGATGAACCTGTACTCGTTCGCGTACACAGTTCATGTATCACAGGAGATATTTTTGGTTCTTGTCGTTGTGATTGTGGCCCTCAGTTACACAAAGCGATGGACATGATTCAAAAAGAAGGAAAAGGTGTTATCGTATATATGAATCAAGAAGGTCGTGGAATAGGCCTTGTTAATAAATTGCATGCATACAAATTGCAAGAAAACGGTGTAGATACCGTGGATGCGAATTTAGAATTAGGTTTTAAGGCAGATTTACGTGATTATGGCGTAGGTGCTCAAATCTTACGGAATCTAGGCATTACTAAAATGCGTTTGATGTCCAACAACCCTACAAAACGCGCAGGTTTAATCGGTTATGGATTAGAAATTGTTGAAAATGTTCCAATTGAAATCGATTCAAATCCTTATAATGAAGAATATTTAAAAACAAAAAGAGATCGAATGGGTCATACCATTATGAAAAATCTTTAA
- a CDS encoding LptF/LptG family permease: MKKIYLLILKSFIKPFFVTFCIVMFVLLMLFLFKYIDDLIGKGFEWYVILKLIGYQCAVQISMAMPLSMLLSSIMTFGNLGESYELVAIKAAGVSLRKAMTPLFILVGFFSLSSFLFSDYILPIVNLKMGSLLYDVRNKKADFLIKPGIFNNTIPGYSIRAKGKNDNGTILYDLMIYDNQGGNAGNTVLIAKEGFIYNSPDNSYMILKLKDGIRYEDARVKSSKSYDPRQQFTRFKFKETEQKFDMEWNKMQRTDENLFKSHQAMLNLKQLKIYTDSNKMRLDSVRTILSKTLDHRFNLYSTYFNDKQEKIKPAKIKPFDNLVEDLVIPEQRAQIAANALSQVTYMKDELSNRLPDYKDLNGKDIRYRIEFHRKFTLAVSCLLLFAIGAPLGAIIRKGGLGLPVIMAIIFFLIYHIISTVAEKSAKDGGISPILGMWMAIIVLSPLAAFLTYKSTTDSALFDIDQYKIKAEAGWNWIKNKFGQKKAKTQ; the protein is encoded by the coding sequence ATGAAAAAGATTTATTTACTTATTCTTAAATCCTTTATAAAGCCATTCTTTGTCACTTTTTGTATCGTGATGTTTGTGCTTTTGATGCTTTTCTTATTTAAATACATCGATGATTTAATAGGAAAAGGTTTTGAATGGTATGTCATACTGAAATTAATCGGCTATCAATGTGCCGTCCAGATTTCTATGGCTATGCCCCTTTCTATGCTATTATCTTCCATCATGACTTTTGGTAATCTAGGTGAAAGCTATGAACTTGTTGCCATCAAAGCAGCAGGAGTTTCCCTCAGAAAAGCAATGACACCCTTATTTATTTTGGTTGGTTTTTTTAGCTTGAGCTCCTTTTTATTTTCAGATTACATCCTACCTATCGTCAATCTCAAAATGGGATCGCTCTTATACGATGTAAGAAATAAGAAAGCCGATTTCCTCATTAAACCAGGGATTTTCAATAACACCATTCCAGGCTATTCTATCCGTGCAAAAGGTAAAAATGACAATGGTACCATCTTGTACGATTTGATGATTTATGATAATCAAGGTGGAAATGCAGGAAACACGGTATTGATTGCTAAAGAAGGCTTTATTTACAATTCACCTGACAATAGCTATATGATCTTAAAACTAAAAGATGGTATTCGCTATGAAGATGCACGTGTAAAAAGCTCAAAAAGTTACGACCCTCGACAACAATTTACACGATTCAAGTTTAAAGAGACGGAACAAAAATTTGATATGGAATGGAATAAAATGCAACGAACAGATGAAAATCTGTTCAAGAGCCACCAAGCCATGTTGAATTTAAAACAGTTAAAGATATATACCGATTCAAATAAAATGAGATTAGATAGCGTAAGGACTATCCTATCTAAAACGTTGGATCATCGTTTTAATTTGTATTCCACTTATTTTAATGATAAACAAGAAAAAATAAAACCTGCGAAAATAAAACCCTTTGACAATTTAGTAGAAGATCTTGTTATTCCAGAACAAAGAGCTCAAATTGCGGCAAATGCATTGAGTCAAGTAACCTACATGAAAGATGAGCTGAGTAATCGATTACCTGATTATAAAGATTTGAATGGAAAAGATATCCGTTATCGGATCGAGTTTCATCGAAAATTTACATTAGCTGTTTCTTGTCTTTTGCTATTTGCTATTGGGGCACCCTTAGGGGCCATTATCCGAAAAGGAGGATTGGGTCTACCCGTTATCATGGCTATTATTTTCTTTTTGATCTATCACATTATTTCTACCGTAGCAGAAAAATCTGCTAAAGATGGTGGTATCTCCCCTATTTTAGGAATGTGGATGGCTATTATCGTGCTATCACCATTGGCAGCATTCCTAACCTATAAGTCAACCACAGATTCAGCCTTATTCGATATTGATCAATATAAAATAAAAGCAGAAGCAGGTTGGAACTGGATCAAGAATAAATTTGGACAAAAGAAAGCGAAAACGCAATAA
- a CDS encoding TolC family protein — protein MTDKVLLAQQTFDLNQCIAIALEKNITVDKAELDLDNKNLDVKSYKNERLPNVNGFTNLYSNFGQSQDIFGNNARNDNFNGTLGLSSSYSILNNGKLRNSIKKAKMELEASGQDLALLKREITLKTIQGYLNVLLQKEICKSVDTALLFAQHQLQKIQKSTDLGATSLTILYEAKANYERENEKNRQAHYTIDKAMLELEQIMAIEPDQNFEINTELQALSSLPESNYKSSDLYASFLQQHPGLKKYALLNEALQFDQKAIKAQLYPTIDANLTLGSFYFNNLTTSFGRLPLFNQLQNNFSQQIGLTINVPIFNKNAVKIAVQKNKIQQAENVKQLELEQLTIKQDLAKQLLDLDNYQKQYKLATNILEVTKKAFELSLKSYEAGKISIYDLNTSRSNLLTAESELIQTKYNTLFTQIVVQYLSTGDIKL, from the coding sequence ATGACAGACAAGGTTTTGTTAGCACAGCAGACTTTCGATTTAAATCAATGTATTGCCATTGCACTTGAAAAAAACATCACTGTAGATAAAGCTGAGTTAGACCTGGACAACAAAAACTTGGATGTAAAAAGTTATAAAAATGAGCGCCTACCTAATGTAAATGGATTTACAAATCTATATAGCAATTTTGGACAATCACAGGATATTTTTGGTAATAATGCACGAAATGACAACTTTAACGGTACCTTAGGTTTATCCTCATCTTATTCCATTCTAAATAATGGGAAACTGCGAAATTCCATTAAAAAGGCAAAAATGGAGTTGGAAGCCAGTGGACAAGATTTAGCGTTGTTGAAAAGAGAAATAACCCTGAAAACTATTCAAGGTTACTTAAACGTATTGTTGCAAAAGGAGATCTGTAAGTCTGTCGATACAGCTTTGCTATTTGCTCAGCATCAGCTTCAAAAGATACAGAAGTCAACCGATCTTGGTGCCACTTCACTCACGATATTATATGAAGCAAAGGCGAATTATGAACGTGAAAATGAAAAGAATAGGCAAGCGCACTACACCATAGATAAAGCCATGTTGGAACTTGAACAAATCATGGCTATTGAACCGGATCAAAATTTTGAAATCAATACGGAGCTCCAAGCTTTATCATCGTTACCAGAATCGAATTATAAAAGTTCAGATTTATATGCATCCTTTTTACAGCAACACCCTGGTTTGAAAAAATATGCATTGTTGAACGAAGCACTCCAATTTGATCAAAAAGCAATTAAAGCGCAACTGTATCCAACGATAGATGCCAATCTGACGCTGGGGAGTTTTTATTTCAATAATTTGACCACTAGTTTTGGCAGGCTTCCTTTGTTTAATCAACTTCAAAATAATTTTTCTCAGCAGATAGGTTTGACCATCAATGTGCCGATATTCAATAAGAACGCAGTCAAGATAGCCGTTCAAAAGAATAAAATTCAACAGGCAGAAAATGTAAAACAGCTGGAACTAGAACAACTTACGATCAAACAGGATTTAGCAAAACAGTTATTGGATCTGGATAATTATCAGAAGCAATATAAATTAGCTACTAATATTTTAGAAGTAACCAAAAAAGCATTTGAATTAAGTCTAAAGAGTTATGAGGCAGGAAAAATCAGTATATACGACCTGAACACATCACGATCAAATCTGCTTACGGCGGAAAGTGAGCTTATCCAGACGAAATACAATACTTTATTTACACAAATCGTGGTTCAGTATCTAAGTACTGGCGACATAAAACTTTAA
- a CDS encoding START-like domain-containing protein has protein sequence MAEKIKLNLEYIVNSSPRILFPYLEEPNALSQWFADDVNFRESIYDFIWDDESYKAKIVSIKENKLIRYKWLEDEPYYFELEIDQDELTNDVALRITDFAKEEDVENRKMIWNNSIEYLQSVIGG, from the coding sequence ATGGCAGAAAAAATAAAATTAAACCTAGAATATATTGTAAATTCTTCACCAAGAATTTTATTTCCCTATTTAGAGGAACCGAATGCCCTATCACAATGGTTTGCCGATGATGTTAATTTTCGCGAATCTATCTATGACTTTATTTGGGATGACGAAAGTTACAAGGCCAAAATTGTCAGCATTAAAGAAAACAAACTCATTCGATATAAATGGCTTGAAGACGAACCCTATTACTTCGAATTAGAAATCGATCAAGACGAATTAACAAATGATGTGGCGCTACGTATCACAGATTTTGCTAAAGAAGAAGATGTCGAAAATCGTAAAATGATCTGGAATAATTCAATTGAATATCTTCAAAGTGTAATTGGAGGATAA